A section of the Babesia microti strain RI chromosome I, complete genome genome encodes:
- a CDS encoding PPR repeat family (overlaps_old_locusTagID:BBM_I01620) has product MDNEFTDFSLDKFGTTEYYINNHNHNSNDTVEDPFYLTHNHDSNDNVKPSILNPANASSCIPASYWQQQMEYNDSHLDNSRSSMMNENLIIKELGVDDSPQNDNEITSIDDITKLTEGELTTHTHEPYNLNYDSKTDLQNAFDTFYHDFSLFTPTETLPESQPCTIDSSGHLFNHKFDISNNDSYYQSNEYLNTLPQSFGHWTRTSQTNNCSMEDKHRDDDNNKLSTQLSTFLNPINSDNVDNSGHLYLDINASNTMATEYMHSNQPSGKPFDPLTLLNRVKLRDSTAQIALAQIFNEAQEQKQTLNNVLDSLFDNVGYEGNLLEGDFKFPFISDSLLTATISYSVRTANDEILSILVCYAITNKVNLRADLVADIIDIFFKSLRYSDAYKLIDYCYNDKTKLDSILKTDNFQHMFNMCKEITVDNKISFEIYQYLLQCNGEKEILCKIVESIDEAIDSDSHLASLLRTSSIPFIIRLFVERGDLNKLSYYLKIYLSKPSPSTHDLVEIIDVILETNRAQLQSVVQQISESNSFDLTILLYIFTFLHLKNKSNIIHMIYADAIDKQIQNIPSDLKAVLTSLSIPIFCFDFAPQYISDLLDSILRIYDTCNNSLVKRARAITSVHPATAMNEVDISNDVANEGDFDDLAISELKRMSLTPSGVDFAEIKSLIFSDDFLPRIIPLLTNENIFCLLQLSIASFDINSIEKISYSISLKDSNDLIIVAMINNALVNYGYVEKSKSLLKRAEKLICNVRLRLNNKYPSMPTGTGSPISDSSGIGVRTGGTKEDNFNFGVSDCSGSHLPLKLRDISWVSSISNLLCSKDLSNSESFHLLSFISSLYSHPFIVSTVLKKFIVAHHILIRMLKSKLHINQAMISAICQVLNNTCCINQLQQLLMMTDLLQYHMSNDFYSAILDACIRINSPDHLLESVNKYKKFGFHPDLQTYGLLIKFFSSSDNVMECFHLWNEMTSLYGYELNEVTYGCMFDALVSNNMLDEALSLLKDMKKNSNIKPNTIIYSTLIKGFGQTKQLNKALNIYLTMLDEGVVPNTITYNSIIDACARVGDMNKAANLLEDMLNNNIEPDLITFSTVIKGYCVQSNMDRSLQLLRAMSERGIKPDGILYNSLLDGCVKSGRPWLCQQLWDEMQENGIAPSNFTLTILIKMYGRLGQLDKAFQLMDELPRKYNIQTNTHVYTCLMSACITNGKYKMALDVFNCMNGNGIVPDSKTYETIIFGAIKGRLLYQVIDIIKAAYTLMSRGNGTGGRMNKSIFKIESRILKLFAQKVEASGDPLLLQQAQSLAENLKKFNIILPIRSNLVTQKTQIKKVSNSRAGHYDSFLLKNVTQSLRNDCTNNYRRNSVGATVFANNDGFKDNSVSDFREGINCFGSDDNLNSFKDEHFNAHTQRMHTFASDITCNYRNDERNFQKENRSASGGTTLKGVMWDKDIGGNINNAAYRFDASSIPYSAENAAIGSINSVFGGSYAGNGEDHFLSKNPQYSMQFNPAMVPASNCGNRRGKLKF; this is encoded by the coding sequence ATGGACAACGAATTCACTGATTTCTctttggataaatttggtaCCACGGAATATTACATTAATAACCATAATCACAATTCAAATGATACTGTAGAAGATCCATTCTATCTTACACATAACCATGATTCTAATGATAACGTAAAACCGAGCATACTAAACCCTGCTAATGCTAGTTCTTGCATCCCTGCTAGTTATTGGCAGCAGCAAATGGAATACAACGATTCTCATTTGGACAATTCCCGATCTTCCATGATGAACGAGAATCTCATAATCAAAGAACTGGGCGTCGATGATTCTCCTCAGAATGATAATGAGATAACTTCTATTGATGATATTACTAAACTCACTGAAGGTGAACTCACTACCCATACCCATGAACCATACAATCTAAATTACGATTCTAAAACGGACCTACAAAATGCATTTGATACATTTTACCATGATTTTTCACTGTTTACTCCTACGGAAACTTTACCTGAATCACAGCCATGCACTATTGATTCCTCTGGCCACCTTTTCAACcacaaatttgatatatcaaACAATGACTCGTATTACCAATCCAACGAATACCTCAACACATTGCCACAATCCTTCGGGCATTGGACCAGAACTTCTCAAACTAACAACTGTTCAATGGAAGATAAGCATCGGGATGATGacaacaataaattatctaccCAGCTTTCCACATTTCTAAATCCAATAAACTCCGACAACGTGGACAACAGTGGTCATTTATACCTTGATATCAACGCATCGAATACGATGGCAACAGAGTATATGCACTCAAATCAACCATCTGGCAAACCATTTGACCCCCTAACCCTTCTCAATAGAGTCAAGTTACGCGATTCAACAGCGCAAATTGCATTGGCGCAGATTTTTAACGAAGCACAAGAACAGAAACAAACATTGAACAATGTACTGGattcattatttgataatgtaGGATATGAAGGTAATCTTTTGGAGGGCGACTTCAAATTTCCTTTCATATCGGATAGTTTGTTAACTGCAACTATTTCATATTCAGTAAGGACGGCAAATGACGAAATCCTTTCAATACTTGTATGTTACGCAATCACTAATAAGGTTAATTTACGTGCAGATTTGGTGGCagatataattgatattttctTCAAATCATTAAGGTACTCTGACGCCTACAAACTCATAgattattgttataatGACAAAACAAAGCTCGACAGCATCCTCAAAACTGATAATTTTCAGCACATGTTCAACATGTGCAAGGAAATTACAGTTGATAACAAGATTAgttttgaaatatatcaatatttgttaCAGTGCAATGGTGAAAAGGAGATTTTATGTAAGATAGTTGAATCCATTGATGAGGCAATTGATTCTGATTCTCATTTGGCTTCACTGCTCAGGACATCATCCATTCCATTTATTATCAGATTATTTGTGGAAAGGGGGGATTTGAATAAGTTATCATATTATTTGAAGATATATTTGTCGAAGCCAAGCCCTTCTACACACGATTTGGTTGAGATAATCGACGTCATACTGGAGACGAATAGAGCCCAACTTCAGTCTGTTGTACAACAAATATCAGAGTCTAACTCTTTTGATTTGACCATTTTGCTGTATATTTTCACATTTTTgcatttgaaaaataagTCCAATATCATTCATATGATCTACGCCGACGCCATTGATAAGCAAATCCAAAACATTCCATCTGACCTTAAAGCAGTACTTACCAGCCTTTCTATACcaatattttgttttgATTTTGCGCCTCAGTATATTTCCGACTTGCTAGATTCAATTCTGAGGATCTATGATACATGCAATAATAGTTTGGTCAAACGCGCCCGGGCCATAACCTCGGTTCATCCTGCAACGGCTATGAATGAGGTCGACATTTCAAATGATGTGGCAAACGAAGGAgattttgatgatttagCGATATCCGAGCTGAAACGAATGTCATTGACTCCTTCCGGAGTTGATTTTGCTGAGATTAAATCTTTGATATTTTCGGACGATTTTTTGCCTCGAATCATACCTTTGTTAACGAAcgaaaatatattttgccTACTTCAACTATCAATAGCTTCTTTTGacataaattcaattgaaaaaataagCTATTCAATCTCGCTTAAGGACAGCAATGATTTGATTATTGTTGCCATGATTAACAATGCGTTGGTCAACTACGGTTATGTTGAGAAGTCAAAGTCACTGCTTAAAAGGGCAGAGAAGCTGATTTGCAATGTAAGACTAAGGTTGAATAATAAGTATCCATCCATGCCAACTGGTACTGGTTCTCCAATTAGCGATTCCTCTGGTATTGGGGTCCGCACTGGTGGTACGAAAGAagataatttcaattttggcGTCTCTGACTGTTCTGGTTCACACTTACCATTGAAACTACGTGATATATCATGGGTTTCATCTATAAGTAACTTGTTGTGTTCCAAAGACCTAAGCAATTCTGAGTCATTTCACCTGTTATCTTTTATCTCCAGTTTGTACAGTCATCCCTTCATCGTAAGCACTGTGCTCAAGAAGTTCATTGTGGCGCATCACATTTTGATACGTATGCTCAAAAGTAAATTGCACATAAATCAAGCAATGATATCTGCCATATGTCAAGTATTGAATAATACCTGTTGCATAAATCAACTGCAACAACTACTTATGATGACCGATTTGTTACAGTACCACATGTCAAATGACTTTTATTCGGCTATTTTGGATGCTTGTATAAGAATTAATTCACCTGATCACCTTTTAGAGTctgttaataaatataaaaaatttggattCCACCCTGACCTCCAGACATATGGCTTGTTGATCAAATTCTTCAGTTCATCAGACAATGTGATGGAGTGTTTCCACCTTTGGAACGAAATGACGTCCCTTTACGGTTATGAGCTGAATGAAGTAACCTATGGTTGCATGTTTGATGCATTAGTCTCCAACAACATGTTGGACGAGGCGTTGAGTTTGCTCAAAGACATGAAGAAGAACTCTAATATTAAgccaaatacaattatttattcaacACTTATAAAGGGGTTTGGGCAGACAAAGCAGTTAAACAAGGCGTTGAATATCTATTTGACCATGTTGGATGAAGGAGTAGTCCCCAATACTATTACGTATAATTCTATAATTGATGCATGTGCTCGTGTTGGGGACATGAATAAAGCTGCCAATTTGCTTGAGGATATGTTAAACAATAACATAGAACCTGACTTAATTACTTTCTCAACCGTCATTAAGGGATATTGCGTACAATCTAACATGGATCGCTCCTTGCAACTACTTAGGGCGATGTCTGAAAGAGGGATTAAACCCGATGGAATACTATACAATTCACTTCTCGATGGATGCGTAAAATCTGGCAGGCCTTGGTTATGCCAACAACTTTGGGATGAAATGCAGGAGAACGGTATAGCACCAAGTAACTTTACCCTCACTATACTGATTAAAATGTATGGAAGATTAGGCCAACTAGACAAGGCGTTCCAGCTTATGGATGAGTTGCCCAGAAAATATAACATCCAAACTAATACGCATGTATATACGTGCCTAATGTCTGCCTGCATCACGAATGGCAAATACAAAATGGCTTTGGACGTGTTCAATTGCATGAACGGCAATGGCATAGTTCCCGATTCAAAGACTTATGAGACAATAATATTTGGCGCAATAAAGGGCCGTTTGCTCTACCAGGTGATCGATATTATCAAGGCTGCCTATACCCTGATGAGCCGAGGTAATGGCACAGGTGGGCGGATGAACAAATCTATTTTCAAGATAGAATCTAGGATACTTAAGTTGTTTGCACAGAAAGTGGAGGCCAGTGGCGACCCTCTGCTGCTACAACAAGCCCAATCATTGGCAGAGAATTTGAAAAAGTTCAACATCATTCTTCCCATTCGTAGCAATTTGGTCACACAAAAAACACAGATTAAAAAGGTATCTAACAGTAGGGCTGGCCATTACGATTCGTTTTTATTGAAGAATGTTACGCAGTCACTTAGGAATGATTGTACCAACAACTATCGCCGAAACAGCGTTGGTGCCACagtatttgcaaataatgaTGGGTTTAAGGATAATAGTGTGAGTGATTTTAGGGAAggaataaattgttttggaagcgatgataatttaaacaGTTTCAAAGATGAACATTTTAACGCACACACGCAAAGAATGCACACTTTTGCAAGTGACATTACATGCAATTACAGAAATGATGAGAGGAATTTCCAAAAGGAAAACCGGTCGGCCTCCGGGGGAACTACGTTAAAGGGAGTCATGTGGGATAAGGATATAGGTGGTAATATTAACAATGCGGCTTATAGATTTGACGCCTCGTCTATACCATACAGCGCTGAAAACGCTGCTATAGGCTCCATAAACAGCGTGTTCGGGGGTTCATATGCGGGTAATGGTGAGGACCATTTTTTATCGAAGAACCCGCAGTATTCCATGCAGTTTAACCCCGCCATGGTCCCTGCTTCGAATTGTGGCAATCGCAGGGGTAAGCTTAAATTTTGA
- a CDS encoding preprotein translocase subunit YidC (overlaps_old_locusTagID:BBM_I01645): MLNCRNFLKINIAARNFHIHPTLKCRYITTDGNIGTFWEDELSVPLNPSIDELHKCNTYHEYLTQRVRKYMKLTVEDLDKKSFFLVELLQETLAAIHSSTGLPWWIVISGFTVTLKLAMLPLWASAERNRRKNAAAMPILADLQNRLFESKRKKDYQEMLKLQRELFLIISERKIIKSAFIQGTLSFFQFATFYWVYATQRSLCRNTERTPDFILEAPLWLDSIALPDPYYIFPTFAAALLLTIYNNNLATKNAIKHEQTLKIHKNNKSAGNKKEKAIQIIGKFAIYSFILVSYSMPAGAFLYLAPSFAFHALLRLATKNDSFCRFFQLGKVVN, from the coding sequence atgttaaattgtaGGAACTttctaaaaattaacatcGCGGCTagaaattttcatatacaTCCTACATTAAAGTGCAGATATATCACAACGGATGGAAACATCGGTACTTTTTGGGAAGATGAATTATCGGTTCCATTAAACCCTtcaattgatgaattaCACAAATGTAATACTTACCATGAATATTTAACACAAAGGGTTAGaaaatatatgaaattgacCGTGGAAGACCTagataaaaaatcatttttcCTCGTTGAACTTCTACAGGAAACTTTGGCTGCAATTCACAGCTCTACAGGTTTGCCTTGGTGGATTGTTATTTCGGGTTTCACTGTTACTCTAAAATTGGCAATGCTCCCATTATGGGCCTCTGCTGAGAGGAATAGAAGGAAAAACGCCGCAGCAATGCCCATACTCGCGGATTTACAAAATAGATTATTTGAAAGTAAGCGCAAAAAGGATTATCAGGAAATGCTAAAGTTGCAACGAGAATTGTTTCTAATTATATCTGAGAGAAAGATCATCAAGAGCGCATTTATCCAAGGAACATTATCgttttttcaatttgccACCTTCTACTGGGTGTATGCGACACAACGCAGTTTATGTAGAAACACTGAAAGAACACCTGATTTCATCTTGGAAGCTCCATTGTGGCTTGACAGTATTGCTCTGCCTGATCCTTATTACATTTTCCCCACTTTTGCCGCGGCACTgttattaacaatttacaacaaCAATTTGGCCACCAAGAATGCTATCAAGCACGAACAGACACTAAAAATacacaaaaataataaatctGCGGGAAACAAAAAGGAGAAGGCCATACAAATAATAGGAAAATTTGCTATTTACTCTTTCATACTAGTATCATACAGCATGCCTGCTGGAGCCTTTTTATATTTGGCACCTAGCTTCGCCTTTCATGCTTTACTAAGACTTGCAACCAAGAATGACTCCTTCTGCCGTTTTTTCCAGCTAGGTAAAGTGGTCAATTAG
- a CDS encoding conserved Plasmodium protein, unknown function (overlaps_old_locusTagID:BBM_I01650) — protein sequence MAFQDSEQANSQSSLKTHYEDGLDASSTAFSTFSQEALDFIGQKARSSKYRTRRDEIISRLLCRWWYILPDWPNPHHDYTNELKEAKLKLLTIAEYEEHEDNDANGFTKVYEFSTYKGVFRGPGGKIYDLRNRDKCPCYEYICTMRDRQIILMLQAAIINQIKCMILSNVEEREIVPFINELKAVSRLTSLDDEP from the exons ATGGCATTCCAAGATTCTGAACAGGCCAATAGCCAATCATCACTCAAGACACACTACGAAGATGGCCTTGACGCATCAAGTACTGCTTTTTCAACCTTTTCCCAAGAAGCCCTGGATTTCATCGGGCAAAAGGCAAGATCTTCCAAATATCGCACTAGAAGGGATGAAATCATCTCCCGCTTATTATGCAG GTGGTGGTATATTTTGCCAGACTGGCCAAATCCACATCACGACTATACCAATGAACTAAAAGAGGCTAAGCTTAAGCTGCTAACTATCGCAGAATACGAGGAGCATGAGGATAATGATGCCAATGGCTTTACTAAGGTCTATGAGTTTTCTACATATAAGG GTGTTTTTAGAGGCCCAGGAGGCAAAATTTACGACCTTAGAAATAGGGATAAATGCCCATGCTACGAATATATCTGCACTATGAGAGACAGGCAAATTATCCTAATGTTACAGGCTGCgataattaatcaaataaaGTGCATGATTCTCTCTAATGTTGAGGAACGCGAAATAGTTCCTTTTATCAATGAACTTAAGGCCGTCTCTCGTCTCACAAGTTTGGATGATGAACCATAA
- a CDS encoding conserved Plasmodium protein, unknown function (overlaps_old_locusTagID:BBM_I01625;~overlaps_old_locusTagID:BBM_I01630): MSDANDECDVLAEIILVGTSLGSVRKQYFDSKRLANLLDCKAVIYYLIDANLDSSVAKGLKDSELIKEWKKEGVFKLYPNSTNEIILPQLIVDGIGIGDYEMVQDFEDDGDLEYIMTRLMCPACFKDKTAEQVFCNNCGVTLTNLIPQEYIDDNTIQRIYMGDIYEEEYTDSE, translated from the exons ATGAGCGACGCTAATGATGAATGTG ATGTTCTTGCTGAGATTATCCTTGTAGGTACCTCTCTTGGGAGTGTCCGCAAGCAGTACTTCGATTCAAAACGTCTTGCCAATCTGCTAGATTGTAAAGCAGTGATTTACTATCTTATAGATGCCAATCTTGATTCTTCTGTTGCTAAAG GGTTGAAAGACTCGGAGCTCATTAAGGAGTGGAAGAAAGAAGGAGTTTTCAAACtatatccaaattcaaCTAATGAAA TTATTCTGCCTCAGTTGATTGTGGATGGAATTGGAATTGGGGACTATGAGATGGTACAGGACTTTGAGGATGATGGGGACCTAG AGTATATAATGACGAGGCTGATGTGCCCAGCATGTTTCAAGGATAAGACAGCAGAACAGGTGTTTTGTAACAACTGCGGGGTTACACTCACAAATTTGATCCCGCAGGAATACATCGACGACAATACTATCCAGCGCATTTACATGGGAGATATCTACGAAGAGGAGTATACTGACTCCGAATAG
- a CDS encoding Prohibitin-4 mitochondrial (overlaps_old_locusTagID:BBM_I01640), whose protein sequence is MERFIQKISKLGFTIGAISIVPYSCLYDVDGGERAVMFNRFAGGISDTIIGEGSHFYIPWFQTPYLYDIKTKPKVINTTTGTRDLQMVSISLRILYRPMPNKLPTIHRKLGPDYDERVLPSIGNEVLKAVVARYDAESLLTQRDKVSNDIRMAITNRAKQFDIKLDDVAITHLSYGKDFAKAIEEKQVAQQESERVKFIVAKSEQEKLAAIVKAEGEALAANMISNAIKQHGSGMLEIRKLEAAKEIAETLSKSKNISYIPSSTNLILNQSSIN, encoded by the exons ATGGAACgatttattcaaaaaattagcAAATTGGGGTTCACTATCGGTGCTATAAGTATAGTTCCCTACTCTTGCCTTTATGATGTAGACGGGGGGGAACGAGCCGTTATGTTCAATCGTTTCGCCGGGGGAATTTCAGATACAATTATTGGAGAAGGGTCACACTTTTACATACCATGGTTTCAAACTCCATACCTTTACGACATAAAAACTAAGCCTAAAGTCATCAATACCACTACGGGCACCAGGG ATTTGCAAATGGTTAGCATAAGTCTCAGGATTTTATACCGACCAATGCCAA ATAAATTGCCAACAATCCACCGTAAACTAGGTCCTGATTACGATGAAAGAGTATTGCCTTCTATTGGCAATGAAGTACTAAAGGCAGTGGTAGCCAGATATGACGCGGAATCGCTACTTACACAAAGGGACAAAGTATCAAACGACATAAGAATGGCTATTACCAACCGTgccaaacaatttgacaTAAAATTAGACGATGTTGCTATCACTCACTTGAGTTATGGGAAAGATTTTGCCAAGGCAATTGAAGAAAAACAAGTTGCGCAGCAAGAATCGGAAAGggttaaatttattgtggCTAAAAGTGAACAGGAAAAGTTGGCGGCGATAGTTAAGGCTGAGGGGGAAGCTTTGGCTGCCAATATG ATTTCCAATGCCATAAAGCAACACGGTTCGGGGATGCTTGAGATTAGGAAGTTGGAGGCGGCTAAGGAAATCGCTGAGACTCTTAGCAAATcgaaaaatatatcatacaTACCTTCCAGTACCAATTTGATCCTTAACCAATCTTCCATCAATTAA
- a CDS encoding Folate-biopterin transporter 1 chloroplastic (overlaps_old_locusTagID:BBM_I01635) → MQGLFGNTDITNLNQKVTLRCYTNGKGHRDDCSTIEPLLESSDDEYSRRLSQIMISLVAFMGSCDVLCALSITYIYKDSIKISPAWISFVLSIPRIGWTIKPLLCVLSDNYPIFGSRRKSYMVIGCLINFFSCILISLYNKPSFIITTILLGTWNLGSALCSVAGEALVVEGGRHKDDSTAMSQVSIYFAFRRISVSVMAYCSSILLLYIKPKDIFWIASSIPLITLVGVLLISEPRKYNIVPKVSIYEQYKSIKMILTTRRVYNPILFLFIRSLAPSAAPAMFYFMTEKLHFTSEIFGRANLFQCFASLVAIYLFNKYMQNFNLQRLLFWSTLITTPFCLMSIVVVERWNLAIGIPDTIFVITDNIICEFVSDFQCIPIMILTSRLCPKGMESTVNSTIITILHHGVWMGSILSAIITMALGVTSTNFDNLKWLVIISSTAHLIPILMIKMLPTSLPSAEYVDNMVNNVCTDEHLIESFEDDASLYGSQKSA, encoded by the exons A TGCAAGGCCTTTTTGGCAACACAGACATAACAAATCTAAATCAAAAGGTGACGCTTAGATGCTACACCAACGGCAAAGGGCATCGAGATGATTGTAGTACAATTGAGCCCCTCCTGGAATCTTCTGATGATGAGTATTCGCGGAGATTGTCACAAATCATGATTTCATTAGTAG CTTTTATGGGCAGTTGCGACGTATTGTGTGCATTATCTATTACTTATATTTACAAGGATAGCATAAAGATTAGCCCTG CCTGGATCTCTTTCGTGTTGTCTATACCTAGAATTGGTTGGACAATAAAACCCTTGTTATGCGTTTTGAGCGATAACTATCCCATATTCGGCAGTAGACGCAAGAGTTATATGGTTATTGGttgtttaattaattttttcagtTGTATTCTCATTTCTTTGTATAATAAACCGAGTTTTATCATAACTACCATTCTATTGGGGACTTGGAATCTGGGTTCAGCC TTATGCTCTGTTGCAGGCGAGGCGCTAGTTGTAGAAGGAGGAAGGCATAAGGATGATTCTACAGCGATGAGCCAAGTTTCAATCTACTTCGCTTTTAGGAGAATTAGTGTCTCAGTTATGGCTTACTGCTCGTCAATACTACTTCTTTACATTAAACCTAAG gATATTTTCTGGATAGCATCATCTATACCTCTAATAACATTAGTGGGGGTTTTGCTTATTTCCGAGCCTAGAAAGTATAACATAGTGCCAAAAGTTAGTATATATGAGCAGTATAAGAGTATTAAAATGATTCTAACAACTAGACGTGTATATAACCCCATTTTATTTCTATTTATAAGATCT CTAGCACCCAGCGCTGCACCGGCCATGTTTTATTTTATGACTGAGAAGCTACATTTTACTTCGGAAATTTTTGGGCGtgcaaatttgtttcaGTGTTTTGCAAGTCTTGtggcaatttatttgttcaacaaatatatgcaaaatttcaatCTACAACGCCTACTATTCTGGTCAACGCTCATAACAACTCCGTTTTGTCTAATGTCTATAGTTGT TGTTGAACGATGGAATTTGGCAATCGGTATACCAGATACGATATTCGTTATAACggataatattatttgtgagTTCGTTAGCGACTTTCAGTGTATACCTATAATGATTCTGACATCCCGTCTTTGTCCAAAGGGTATGGAGAGTACAGTAAACTCCACAATCATAACCATATTACACCACGGAGTGTGGATGGGATCTATCTTATCTGCTATTATAACAATGGCCTTAGGGGTTACGAGTACCAactttgacaatttgaaatGGTTAGTGATCATATCTAGCACGGCGCATTTGATACCGATCTTGATGATCAAAATGTTACCCACAAGTTTGCCTAGTGCAGAGTATGTAGATAATATGGTTAATAATGTGTGTACAGATGAGCATCTCATTGAAAGTTTTGAGGATGATGCCAGCCTTTATGGATCGCAGAAATCGGCCTGA
- a CDS encoding hypothetical protein (overlaps_old_locusTagID:BBM_I01630) — translation MIKTDAYKPFLDLDIRNNGPVNIHNNYTFLQINRVIDCLRERGDMRSYSKDDKCLALMHLNDGSKDLMLLVLDSDGSIMNLDPGSKLLMNLSDLKTARGVYICSKSQLKHLGGIVYELKQANDIAKEAYLLRKMCLYNKNKSEDGPPKFKPLQLYPSQSHNTTDLPKSNISAKPHSDNAKKNMSSTNRSATRPTKISDSRIAKNDNTHGRDKNKPRNKLTTKQNTNNYANTNTENNTTKSGVKKK, via the coding sequence atgatCAAAACTGATGCATACAAACCATTTTTGGACTTGGACATTAGAAACAATGGTCCAGTCAATATccataataattacacctttttacaaattaaccGTGTTATAGATTGCCTAAGAGAGAGGGGGGACATGCGTTCATACAGCAAAGATGACAAATGCCTGGCCCTTATGCATCTAAATGATGGGTCTAAGGATTTGATGTTATTAGTGCTTGATTCTGACGGTTCTATTATGAATTTAGACCCAGGATCCAAACTTTTAATGAACCTTTCCGACCTTAAAACAGCTAGGGGTGTTTACATATGTTCTAAATCGCAGCTGAAACATCTGGGAGGAATTGTATATGAGCTGAAACAGGCAAATGATATAGCAAAAGAGGCATATTTACTCAGAAAAATGTGTTTGTATAATAAGAATAAGTCGGAAGACGGACCGCCCAAATTTAAACCTCTGCAACTATATCCTTCACAATCCCATAACACGACTGATTTACCCAAATCCAATATTTCAGCCAAACCACATAGCGACAATGCAAAGAAAAATATGTCATCCACAAATCGCAGTGCCACCAGACCCACCAAAATTAGTGATTCTAGAATAGCTAAAAATGATAACACTCATGGCAGAGACAAAAATAAACCACGCAACAAGCTAACCACCAAACAAAACACCAATAATTACGCAAATACTAACACGGAGAATAACACCACAAAAAGTGGGGTCAAgaaaaaataa